A genomic region of Fusarium oxysporum Fo47 chromosome VI, complete sequence contains the following coding sequences:
- a CDS encoding acyl-CoA N-acyltransferase encodes MAADPPFTSPDLTLTRARASDIPSIKTIVNAAYEKYIPRIGKPPAPMTADYASLLTAHNVFILHAAQTPVGALVLQHEPDSDAIKIENLVVNPSTQGRGYGKVLMRYAEDFARSRGRNALELYTNVKMFENLGLYLKMGFVETGRREEDGFERVYFRKELE; translated from the coding sequence ATGGCTGCCGACCCTCCATTCACCTCGCCAGACCTCACGCTCACCCGCGCCCGAGCGAGCGACATACCTTCAATTAAAACTATCGTCAACGCAGCATACGAGAAATATATCCCTCGGATCGGCAAACCGCCAGCCCCAATGACAGCAGACTACGCATCTCTTCTCACAGCCCACAACGTCTTTATCCTGCACGCCGCTCAAACCCCCGTCGGCGCGCTCGTTCTCCAACACGAACCAGACTCCGACGCCATAAAGATCGAGAACTTGGTAGTTAACCCAAGTACGCAGGGTCGAGGTTACGGAAAGGTGTTGATGCGCTATGCTGAAGACTTTGCGAGGTCGCGAGGTCGCAATGCGTTGGAGTTGTATACGAATGTGAAGATGTTTGAGAATCTGGGGCTGTACCTTAAGATGGGGTTCGTGGAGACTGGGAGGAGGGAGGAAGATGGCTTTGAACGTGTGTATTTCCGCAAAGAACTGGAATGA
- a CDS encoding glycosyl hydrolases family 11-domain-containing protein — translation MVSFKSLLLAASALTGALARPFDFLDEQDDGNSTSVLEARQVTGNSEGYHNGYFYSWWSDGGGYANYRMGEGSHYQVDWRNTGNFVGGKGWNPGTGRTINYGGSFSPQGNGYLCVYGWTRSPLVEYYVIESYGTYNPGSAGQHKGTVYNDGDTYDLYQTTRVQQPSIDGIQTFNQYWAIRRNKRTSGAVNMQTIFNAWNSAGMRLGNHYYQILATEGYQSSGSSSIYVQTK, via the exons ATGGTCTCCTTCAAgtctctcctcctcgccgcTTCGGCACTCACTGGAGCTCTCGCTCGCCCCTTTGACTTCCTCGACGAGCAAGACGATGGCAACTCCACCTCCGTCCTCGAGGCCCGTCAAGTCACCGGCAACTCCGAGGGTTACCACAATGGATACTTCTACTCTTGGTGGTCTGATGGCGGTGGTTATGCCAACTACCGCATGGGTGAGGGTAGTCACTACCAGGTTGATTGGCGCAACACTGGTAACTTTGTTGGTGGAAAGGGTTGGAACCCTGGTACTGGCCG AACCATCAACTATGGCGGTTCTTTCAGCCCTCAGGGTAACGGCTACCTTTGCGTCTACGGCTGGACTCGCAGCCCTCTCGTTGAGTACTAC GTCATTGAGAGCTACGGCACTTACAACCCCGGCTCTGCTGGCCAGCACAAGGGCACTGTCTACAACGACGGCGACACCTACGATCTCTACCAAACCACCCGCGTGCAGCAGCCCTCCATCGACGGCATCCAGACCTTCAACCAGTACTGGGCCATCCGCCGCAACAAGCGCACCAGCGGCGCCGTCAACATGCAGACTATCTTTAATGCTTGGAATTCGGCTGGCATGAGACTTGGAAACCACTACTATCAGATTCTCGCTACTGAGGGTTACCAGAGCAGtggatcttcttccatctaTGTCCAGACTAAGTAA
- a CDS encoding heterokaryon incompatibility protein-domain-containing protein gives MDQQEQSCRKHDFFVQSTNELFLRTCLSCGFVEEFQLSQTKQRVDPWQGWLSAKIRRLSWPPGVKYSETDPRTQTYVYSYRPNMQTSLQNLPQIDVNPYVYCDLPKTSCIRLLELLSGYRLNPLRGRLFEVCWEQDSCPSYSALSYTWADDKGDTSLSNLIFLNEEQKVLRITRNCDRALRSLRQKNKSVFIWVDSICINQSSPSERSHQVALMKTIYSKAATVHAYVGERESGEDCTGLEAMSLLRDTQGNGTSDILFSPEHSNIAILNTFFSRPYFTRLWVVQELLLAGSITIHCGEVSLPFSNESISLLYEQGVKIPSWVQYAGKVKSHTERTPMDLKDLLIATSVCRVTDLRDKVFGLLGLVSDVQGSDLSPDYELMYINNNDRNGKSYYGIPCWVPIWDTFTPLQGFKDIFRHIRQIELDLRHLATDNSPLDCHTIRTIDGWPHDENSECNSKGRRCKTVYSGSGYLATSIETVFLIRSLSSSVTIQSAPNSGIENLEYGTAVWNLKDNVKIAVRSFAWALQRPHGHTEIIRVEGCTSLFLAQQSQHNELEYRLISPCVAAIACQTKKSSPVEVLKFDELQRLTQFTPLTLNMVQFIDKWRNIVFTMTRSDPSEREHVLPIGDQSCHYSSLDMSKTYSPTWRSWGPFLAPEAWHASSSNTELQKQLPSLAEFWDKAHLLHTCVRDWIKSAWNVARYRFAVLLHSRLHDLKGALRDCLEKSKQLSKAFRKTIGSGFTVQSTRLLKQLDDALTNPGAVAAESTLGCQGTIEGLTEDIETLSKFLREDQSYLDKAFPLELRDINPEYITIKQTMEWKKVLTGLVRINTEAKYVSFL, from the exons ATGGACCAGCAAGAACAGAGTTGCAGAAAGCATGATTTCTTCGTGCAATCCACCAACGAATTGTTCCTGAGGACGTGTCTGTCCTGCGGATTTGTTGAAGAGTTCCAGCTATCACAAACAAAGCAAAGGGTCGATCCGTGGCAAGGCTGGCTCTCAGCTAAGATTCGGCGGCTGTCATGGCCCCCTGGCGTTAAATACTCTGAAACTGACCCACGAACCCAAACATATGTCTATAGCTACCGCCCAAACATGCAGACGTCACTTCAGAATCTGCCTCAAATAGAT GTGAACCCCTACGTCTACTGTGACCTACCCAAAACCTCCTGTATTCGGCTATTGGAACTATTGTCAGGCTACAGACTCAATCCTCTCAGAGGCCGTCTATTCGAGGTCTGTTGGGAGCAAGACAGTTGTCCTTCATATTCTGCCTTGTCCTACACCTGGGCAGATGACAAAGGCGACACCTCACTTTCAAACCTCATATTCCTTAATGAGGAACAAAAGGTTCTACGTATAACACGCAACTGCGATCGTGCTTTAAGAAGCCTGCGCCAAAAGAATAAGTCAGTCTTCATATGGGTCGATTCTATTTGCATCAACCAGTCATCTCCTTCGGAGAGATCTCACCAGGTTGCGTTGATGAAAACCATCTACTCTAAAGCAGCTACTGTTCATGCCTACGTGGGAGAAAGAGAGAGTGGAGAAGATTGTACGGGATTGGAAGCCATGAGCCTATTGAGAGATACCCAAGGCAATGGAACCTCTGACATATTGTTCTCGCCAGAACATAGCAACATCGCTATTCTTAacaccttcttctcaaggccgTACTTTACTCGATTATGGGTTGTCCAAGAGCTTCTACTTGCTGGATCTATTACGATTCACTGCGGGGAGGTTTCACTCCCATTCTCCAACGAGTCCATCTCTCTGTTATACGAGCAAGGTGTCAAGATTCCTTCATGGGTTCAATATGCTGGAAAGGTTAAATCACACACGGAGCGAACCCCTATGGACTTGAAAGACCTCCTTATTGCAACGAGTGTCTGCCGCGTGACAGATCTGCGTGATAAGGTATTTGGGTTGCTAGGTCTTGTTAGCGACGTCCAAGGCTCAGACTTGAGTCCTGATTACGAGTTAATG TATATAAACAACAATGACCGGAACGGAAAAAGCTATTATGGCATCCCATGTTGGGTCCCTATCTGGGATACATTCACGCCGCTACAGGGTTTCAAGGACATCTTTAGACATATTCGCCAGATTGAGCTGGATCTTAGACACCTCGCTACTGACAACTCACCGCTGGACTGCCATACGATACGCACTATTGATGGTTGGCCCCATGATGAGAACTCGGAGTGCAACAGCAAAGGAAGACGCTGTAAAACAGTGTACTCGGGGTCAGGTTACCTTGCAACTAGCATCGAGACAGTGTTTCTTATCCGATCACTTTCCTCCTCCGTCACAATTCAGTCGGCACCGAACAGTGGGATAGAAAACCTCGAGTACGGCACAGCCGTCTGGAATCTGAAAGACAATGTTAAAATTGCAGTTCGGAGCTTCGCATGGGCGCTTCAGCGTCCCCATGGCCATACGGAAATAATCCGAGTCGAGGGGTGTACTTCATTATTCCTCGCACAACAATCTCAACATAATGAGCTAGAATATCGACTGATCAGTCCGTGTGTTGCAGCTATAGCCTGCCAAACAAAGAAGTCTAGCCCTGTTGAAGTTCTCAAGTTCGATGAACTGCAACGCCTCACACAGTTCACACCTCTTACACTGAATATGGTCCAGTTCATAGACAAGTGGAGAAATATTGTATTCACGATGACAAGATCAGATCCGTCAGAAAGAGAACATGTTTTACCTATCGGAGACCAAAGCTGCCATTATTCATCTCTGGACATGTCCAAGACATACTCTCCAACTTGGAGAAGCTGGGGGCCTTTTCTGGCACCGGAAGCTTGGCATGCGTCCTCAAGCAATACAGAACTGCAGAAACAACTGCCGAGCCTGGCTGAGTTTTGGGACAAAGCCCATCTATTGCATACTTGCGTCCGGGACTGGATCAAGAGTGCCTGGAACGTGGCCAGATACCGTTTCGCTGTCTTACTTCACAGCCGTCTACATGACCTGAAAGGAGCACTGAGAGACTGTCTTGAAAAGTCGAAGCAATTATCAAAAGCCTTCAGGAAGACTATTGGGAGCGGCTTCACCGTTCAGAGTACGCGCTTGCTCAAGCAGCTCGATGATGCTCTGACCAACCCTGGAGCCGTAGCGGCAGAAAGCACCCTGGGCTGCCAAGGAACGATAGAGGGTCTCACTGAGGACATAGAAACTCTCAGTAAATTTTTACGTGAAGATCAGTCATATTTAGACAAGGCTTTCCCACTAGAgctaagagatataaacccggagtatattactataaagcAAACCATGGAATGGAAAAAGGTACTTACAGGGCTAGTAAGGATAAATACAGAGGCAAAGTATGTAAGTTTTCTTTAG
- a CDS encoding P-loop containing nucleoside triphosphate hydrolase protein, producing MATTNGTNGNMPQKTREESNHHMESSIWNDVKFRPDDIIITTYAKSGTTWVQQIVSQLIHQGDPTVPAGALSPWVDLRIVPKEAMLGLIESQTHRRFLKTHLPLDALVWNPQAKYIFIARDGRDMVWSIHNHMYRATDTFYSFFENTGYEGQPPKRPSENPKDIFDQLVKDDMPSSLGWPFWSHVRGWWEHRDQPNLLLVHFNDLKADLEGGIKRISKFLEIPDMPDDKFKDVVEHSTFDWMKEHAELAAPPQAEVAWENGAKDFVYKGTNSRWKDVLSEEDCKAYEERATKELGEECANWLQHGGWLK from the exons ATGGCTACAACAAACGGAACCAACGGCAATATGCCGCAGAAGACCCGTGAGGAAAGTAACCATCACATGGAGTCGTCAATCTGGAACGACGTCAAGTTCAGGCCTgatgatatcatcatcactacCTACGCCAAGTCAGGCACAACT TGGGTTCAGCAAATCGTCTCTCAGCTCATCCACCAAGGCGACCCAACCGTTCCAGCAGGCGCTCTCTCACCATGGGTCGACCTGCGCATCGTCCCCAAGGAGGCCATGCTAGGACTAATCGAATCACAAACTCACCGTCGCTTCCTCAAGACACATCTCCCTCTTGACGCTCTTGTCTGGAACCCCCAAGCCAAGTATATCTTCATCGCACGCGACGGTCGTGATATGGTTTGGAGTATCCACAATCATATGTATCGCGCTACAGATACCTTCTACAGCTTTTTCGAGAACACAGGTTATGAGGGCCAACCTCCTAAACGACCAAGTGAGAATCCCAAAGACATTTTCGATCAGCTTGTGAAGGACGACATGCCAAGTTCTCTTGGTTGGCCTTTCTGGAGTCATGTTCGTGGATGGTGGGAGCATCGTGACCAGCCTAACTTGCTTCTTGTCCACTTCAATGATCTCAAAGCTGATCTTGAAGGAGGAATCAAGAGAATTTCCAAATTTCTTGAGATTCCGGACATGCCGGACGATAAGTTCAAAGATGTCGTTGAGCATTCTACGTTTGATTGGATGAAGGAGCATGCGGAATTGGCGGCGCCGCCTCAGGCTGAGGTTGCTTGGGAGAACGGGGCGAAGGACTTTGTGTACAAGGGAACGAACTCGAGATGGAAGGATGTGCTTTCTGAGGAGGACTGTAAGGCGTACGAAGAGAGGGCGACGAAGGAGCTCGGAGAGGAGTGTGCGAACTGGCTGCAGCACGGAGGTTGGCTGAAGTGA
- a CDS encoding NADP-dependent oxidoreductase domain-containing protein → MDKALQAGLSAGMSAVSGMHSKKPNWADPETAGANVLPTSYCPEPSSRVEFPSPQKPVKASHICIGAWSWGDKSTWQWDEKQLPDVILAWKTLYEAGINFIDTAEAYGDGESERIIGELVKNIPRESIVIQTKYFSTPLKAANFIHPVDAPIKSLKASLQRMNLEYVDIYLVHGPIHPQSIATIAEGMAQCVEQGLAHSIGVANYDVEDVQKINDELAKFNIPLATNQCEYNILRRYPELTGNIEKCKASGMIFQSYSSLAQGRLTGKYTKNNPPPKSHRFSSYKMEDLEPVLETLQRVAERRRKSIAAVALNYNISKGVLPVVGIRNVEQAKCAIEALGWRLTDSEMVEIDKVSIIGDKTVLWQQG, encoded by the coding sequence ATGGATAAAGCACTACAAGCTGGCCTTTCAGCAGGCATGTCCGCTGTATCGGGCATGCATTCGAAGAAACCTAACTGGGCAGACCCAGAAACTGCCGGTGCCAACGTTCTTCCTACATCATACTGCCCAGAACCCAGTTCTCGTGTTGAGTTTCCGAGTCCTCAAAAGCCTGTGAAGGCTTCGCATATCTGTATTGGCGCTTGGTCGTGGGGCGACAAGTCTACATGGCAGTGGGATGAGAAACAGCTTCCTGATGTCATCCTGGCTTGGAAGACACTATATGAAGCTGGTATCAATTTTATAGACACAGCTGAGGCATACGGTGACGGAGAGAGTGAGAGGATAATCGGAGAACTCGTCAAGAATATTCCTCGCGAAAGCATTGTTATACAGACGAAATACTTCAGCACTCCTCTGAAGGCTGCCAACTTTATACATCCCGTCGACGCGCCAATTAAGAGTCTCAAGGCCAGTCTTCAGCGCATGAACCTCGAATACGTCGACATTTACCTAGTCCATGGCCCAATTCATCCGCAAAGCATCGCCACTATTGCCGAAGGTATGGCTCAATGCGTTGAACAAGGCCTCGCCCATTCAATTGGCGTAGCCAACTATGATGTTGAAGACGTTCAGAAGATCAATGACGAGCTTGCAAAGTTCAACATTCCTCTCGCGACCAATCAATGCGAGTATAACATCCTCCGTCGCTACCCCGAACTCACCGGCAACATCGAGAAGTGCAAAGCTAGCGGCATGATATTCCAGTCATATTCATCCCTAGCCCAGGGTCGATTGACTGGCAAGTACACCAAGAATAACCCGCCGCCCAAGTCACACCGTTTCAGCAGCTATAAGATGGAAGACCTTGAGCCTGTACTTGAGACTTTGCAGAGAGTTGCTGAGAGACGGCGCAAGAgtattgctgctgttgcGTTGAACTATAATATTAGCAAGGGAGTCCTGCCAGTTGTTGGAATCAGGAACGTTGAGCAGGCGAAGTGTGCTATTGAGGCGCTTGGATGGAGGCTTACGGATAGTGAGATGGTTGAGATTGATAAGGTTAGCATTATTGGAGATAAGACTGTGCTTTGGCAGCAGGGCTAG
- a CDS encoding Caleosin related protein-domain-containing protein, with translation MDFNDPKNTKSYSDALKVDPNSIITTSIDTVPVTVERKPYQPGIDKPRLAHAGVARANLAATHERPEGTTVDDWADRHSDQTVLQQHCDFFDKDHDGVIWPLDTFKGFYRLGYGIILSIISVLVIHGNFSYPTQSSLLPDPFFRIYIDNIHKDKHGSDTGTYDTEGRFIPQKFEDIFSKYAEGRDYLTIWDVSNLMKGQRLIADPIGWGGAFFEWLATYILLWPDDGRMMKEDVRGIYDGSLFYKVAARRASK, from the exons ATGGACTTCAACGATCCCAAAAACACAAAGTCTTATTCCGATGCGCTAAAGGTCGATCCTAATTCTATTATTACGACTTCAATTGATACAGTTCCGGTGACTGTTGAGCGAAAGCCATATCAGCCGGGGATCGACAAGCCCAGACTGGCCCATGCAG GCGTTGCAAGAGCTAACCTTGCTGCTACTCATGAGCGTCCTGAAGGAACGACTGTTGATGACTGGGCTGATCGACATAGCGATCAAACG GTTCTGCAGCAGCATTGCGACTTCTTTGATAAG GATCACGATGGCGTGATCTGGCCACTCGACACTTTCAAAGGTTTCTACCGACTAGGCTATGGAATCATTCTATCTATAATCTCCGTTCTCGTCATTCACGGGAATTTCTCTTATCCGACGCAGTCCTCGCTCCTCCCTGACCCTTTCTTCCGTATCTATATCGACAACATTCATAAGGATAAGCATGGCAGCGACACGGGAACTTATGATACCGAAGGACGCTTCATTCCACAGAAGTTCGAGGACATTTTCTCCAAGTATGCGGAAGGTCGTGATTATTTGACCATATGGGACGTGAGTAATTTGATGAAGGGGCAGAGGTTGATCGCTGATCCAATTGGATGGGGTGGTGCTTTCTTTGAGT GGCTGGCCACTTACATATTGCTATGGCCGGATGATGGGCGtatgatgaaggaggatgTCAGAGGGATCTACGATGGGAGCCTTTTTTATAAGGTCGCTGCTCGACGAGCCTCGAAGTAA